A genomic window from Microbacterium sp. ET2 includes:
- a CDS encoding phosphotransferase → MTLSTTASEAELLRDALELAADTPVALLSREPFGAGSIAGFEVTPAGSGPMTYFVDTSRRVVTQETGMLLGSPAAPECRIWAHPSDPYLPALAPAAFSHAAESLLARLGISATAPPRIVGYRAGRRAVLRVEARGGARWMKVVPPSRVNRIVATHRRLADAGIPMAHLVGWSPEGLIVLDQARGTAARDVVWHATTLLDAVDELRAALAAVPLDHAARVGLADRRDWYAARFREGADAARGARVAALLERVVRAWRDEDPRATIHGDLHFGQLFFDDEGAISGLIDVDTTGRGTPDDDAAAFIAHAVASAYLTAEDRDERVWVLARSALARWGSDAVRARAATLLLGQVLAAQERGLHGGRPGHSADDLLTLAEAALDPAVEVGRALVEGT, encoded by the coding sequence CGAGGCCGAGCTGCTCCGCGATGCGCTCGAGCTCGCTGCCGATACCCCGGTGGCGCTCCTCAGCCGTGAGCCGTTCGGGGCGGGGTCGATCGCAGGATTCGAGGTGACTCCCGCGGGCTCCGGGCCGATGACCTATTTCGTAGATACGTCCCGCCGGGTGGTGACTCAGGAGACCGGGATGCTGCTGGGCAGCCCCGCGGCGCCGGAGTGCCGCATCTGGGCTCATCCTTCCGACCCGTATCTGCCGGCACTCGCCCCGGCCGCCTTCTCGCACGCGGCCGAGAGCCTGCTCGCACGACTCGGCATCAGCGCCACCGCGCCGCCGCGCATCGTCGGCTATCGCGCGGGGCGTCGAGCCGTGCTGCGCGTGGAAGCCCGGGGCGGCGCGCGGTGGATGAAGGTGGTGCCGCCGAGCCGCGTGAACCGTATCGTCGCCACCCACCGTCGCCTCGCCGATGCGGGCATCCCGATGGCGCACCTGGTGGGCTGGTCGCCGGAGGGTCTGATCGTGCTGGATCAGGCGCGGGGGACAGCAGCTCGGGACGTCGTGTGGCACGCGACCACGCTGCTCGACGCCGTCGACGAGCTGCGTGCGGCGCTCGCCGCGGTGCCGCTCGACCACGCCGCGCGCGTGGGGCTCGCCGATCGGCGCGACTGGTACGCCGCGCGCTTTCGCGAGGGAGCCGATGCGGCGCGCGGGGCGCGGGTGGCGGCCCTCCTCGAGAGGGTCGTGCGGGCCTGGCGTGACGAAGACCCGCGCGCGACCATCCACGGCGACCTGCACTTCGGCCAGCTGTTCTTCGACGACGAGGGCGCGATCTCCGGACTCATCGACGTCGACACCACCGGCCGCGGCACCCCCGACGACGACGCCGCGGCCTTCATCGCCCATGCCGTCGCGAGCGCCTACCTCACTGCCGAAGACCGCGACGAGCGCGTGTGGGTACTTGCGCGGAGCGCGCTCGCCCGGTGGGGGAGCGACGCCGTCCGGGCGCGAGCAGCGACGCTGCTGCTCGGACAGGTGCTGGCTGCTCAGGAACGCGGCCTTCACGGGGGGAGACCCGGCCACAGCGCCGACGACCTCCTCACCCTCGCCGAGGCAGCGCTCGATCCCGCTGTGGAGGTCGGCCGTGCCCTGGTCGAAGGAACGTAA